Genomic segment of Caproiciproducens sp. NJN-50:
TGCGGAAGGAAAGATCACCGGCGAGCTGGCCAAAGACTCCTTTAGCCAGGAGACGATCATGAACTATGCTTCCAATATTGAAAAGGAGAAATTGGCATGAATAAGGTTGTCAGTCTTATCAAGGAAAGGGCCATCTATGTTGCTTTTGTCGCTTTGTTCATCGTTTTTTCGTGCCTGAGCAGCGACTTTTTGACCTCGACCAACCTGCTTAACATCACCCGGCAGATTGCCGTGCTCGGCGTCGCCTCTGTCGGCATGACATATGTGATTCTGATTGGCGGCATTGATCTTTCGGCCGGCTCGATCATTACATTTGTGAACATTATCGCGGCGTATCTCATGGTCAATTCCGGCATGAACATGTGGCTTGCAATCCTGATTTCGCTGATTGCAAGCACCGGTATCGGTTTTCTGAACGGTTTTCTGGTGGCAAACCTCAACATTCCATCGCTGATTGTCACGTTCGCTTCCCAGACGATTTTTGAGGGTCTTGCCTATATCATCTCAAACGGCATGCCGATTTTCGGCTTTCCAAAGAGCTTTGCAACGATCGGGCAGGGATATCTCGGTTTCATCCCGGTGCCGGCCATCATCATGATCGTTGCTTTCCTCATTGGCGGCTTCCTTCTCAACAAGACCTATTTTGGCAGGTATTTCTACGCGCTTGGCGGTAATGAGATGGCATCGCGGATGGCCGGTATCCGGACCAAACGGGTGAAATATCTGATTTTCTCGCTGTCTGGGCTCTTTGCGGGCATCGCCGGAATTATCATGCTTTCGCGCACGAATTCA
This window contains:
- a CDS encoding ABC transporter permease — encoded protein: MNKVVSLIKERAIYVAFVALFIVFSCLSSDFLTSTNLLNITRQIAVLGVASVGMTYVILIGGIDLSAGSIITFVNIIAAYLMVNSGMNMWLAILISLIASTGIGFLNGFLVANLNIPSLIVTFASQTIFEGLAYIISNGMPIFGFPKSFATIGQGYLGFIPVPAIIMIVAFLIGGFLLNKTYFGRYFYALGGNEMASRMAGIRTKRVKYLIFSLSGLFAGIAGIIMLSRTNSGQPTAGKGYEFQIITAVALGGVSLAGGSGELSNVVAGVLIMGILKNGMVLLNVSEYVQMVVVGIILLLAVGFDCIQKRKLGYTNH